The Sus scrofa isolate TJ Tabasco breed Duroc chromosome 6, Sscrofa11.1, whole genome shotgun sequence region CGGGAGGGGGATAGTgtctctgcctccccacctccttgTCGGTGGGCGATAGATGCCCCTCACTCTGCCGAGGCAAAGGGAGGCTGTCTGGTTACCCGAGAGCGCGGAGCGAGGTCCGTTCTCTCTacccagtgggggtggggtggtggaggtgaggggggagggTTGCCTCTGCCCCCTACACTGCGGCgcgggttgggggggggtgacTATTTTTCCGGCCGCGCCTtgcgggctggggaggggaaggcagaccCGCCCCAGGGGAGAGCCAGCCCCGGGTCCAGCGGACGTCAGGGTGGGCAGCCGTCTGCAGGGTGAGGGTGCATCGTTACCAGCTGGGGGGGCCGCTTTTGcccctgctgggggaggggtggggtgccAGCCCAGCGCTTCTCCCGCCTTCCGCGGGGAGGCGGGAATTCTTGGTCTTTAGGGAGGAGGGAAGTGCGAAGGCCCTGCCCCGAGGGCGATGCCTATAGCACTTACAAGGGAGAGCTGGGGGAGGTAGAACCGCATCCTACGAAGGGTGGACTGCGGCCCCCTTCCTCCAAGCTCTCGAGCACTGGAGGCGCCACCAGTTCCTTCCTGGGCGGGATGGCAGGCATTTGGCACCTCAGGGTGGGCCCTGGAGAGGAAGTGATTCAATTGCCCACCTGCTACCCCAACCTGATCTCCAGTTTCCTGTGGATTTGTTAGAGGCTTCAAGCTTTAACAAACCTGTCTTAAatcatttcaaaaacattttcttgttaaaaagaaacctgttgctgcagctgagtgGTATTTGGTCTCTAAGCCCACGTGGGAGGAAAGTTCTGGCATCTTTATCTAAGTGAAGCCTTACCTAAAACAGATTTCCAGCCCTGGGTTGCTTTTCTGTCCTGCATTGTTTACAGTTATCTCAAAGGTAGTTGCAAAATTCTGACAGATAATTTCAGTTTACTTTGATTCAGTTTAAATGTTAATGCCCGTTTTATATAGTGATAAGCCTAGTGAGTGCCATTAGTGCTGTCTGTCTCACATGTATTGCATTTAGGAAAAGTTGGAAATCATAGGTCCAGCCTTTGATTGAGGAAGTTTGGTCTCTTGGAAACAGTCCTTGCCCTTGGCCATACCTGTCAGATACAAGTTGGTAATGGTCTTGGTTTTAGAGCCTTGAAAGAGGGTATGGGGTTGCATCTGTTGTTGCAGTTTCAGTGACCTGAGTAAAATGAGGCTTTGTGCTTTCAGGCAGTAAGTTTTCTTGGgtacaataaaaatagaaagggaaCCAGTTTCTGAGGTTGCAACCAGGAGGTTAGAGAACAGAGCGAGGGGGTGGTAAACTGAAGTGAAGAAGTGGGTGGACAGGTGAGAGAGACTTGGAAGGACAGAATAGGGTCAAAGGAGGATGGGGAGCAGAGGAATTAAGAGACTTGAgagatgggaaaaatatttttcccttaaaaatcagGAGATCTCATATTTTAGATCACTGCAAAGCAAATGCCAAGGAAGTCAGATGATGGTAGAATGGCAGATAGAGAAGTGCTCATGTTGTCTTGTGGAACTTCACTTTGGAACTTCAGTTTTAtctgagattttattttcctcccttCAAATTTACTAAATTCAGCTTTCATAAACATCCCCTCATTTGATCCTCGTGATAGATAATCTGTGTTTGATGTTAACAGCCCCTATTTCACAGATGGGTATTCTCATCCATATTGAAGTTCAGAGACCTCAAGTGAATGACAGAGGTCTCTAAGTTTTAGTCCACTGCCTCTATGTAAGATACTTAAGTGGCCATTAATTTGCAGAATTTGCCTGATATTTCAGATGTCTCTACAGCCtcatttttaatcaatttattgTGACAATGTGGTTGGTAGTATGCTGGGTTAAATTAGAAGGGATTAGAGCATATTGGATAATTTCTTAACAAGCCAGGACCAGGGGAAGTTTCCCATCAGCTTAATGCTCTTTTCCTACCATTCCTAAGCTTCTTTTAAGGCTGACTCTTAAGGGAAGCGATGATGGTGGGGTGAAATAATAACTATAGCCACTACTTATTTAGCTTTTAACATTGTACCTCTactatgctaagtgctttatgtgcatgaactcatttaattcttgtgACAACTTTAATGCGGTAGGTACTATGATGATCCCTATTTTACAAGGGAGGACAGTTGAAACTTCAGATTGTTATCATTGTATCTTTCCCCACTGAGACTTCTTAAATTTTAACacgcttttaaaaaaattattatttattttgggctatgaccatggcatgtggaagttcccaaccctcgctgcagttgcaacctgtgccacagctgtggcaacagcagataccttagtcagtgggtcagggatctggcagtgctctgagctgtggtataggttgcagacgtggcttggatcccgagttgctgtggctccgaagcaggctggcagctgtagcttcaattcaacacctagcctaggaacttccatgttgcgggtgcggccctaaaaaaggcaaaaaagtaaataaataaataaaaaaaaaatgacctttataGGGCTTTCatattgcggctcagcagtaacgaacctgcctattatccatgaagatgcgggtttgatccgtaggctcgctcagtggttaaggatccagcattgccgtgagctggggtgtgggtcacagactcagcccagatttggcattgctgtggctgtggtgtagaccagcagctacagctttgatttgacccctagcctgggaacttccatgtgccgcaggtgaagccctaaaaagcaaaaaaaaaaaaaaaaaaaaaaaaaaaaaaaaatagcatttataaaataactggaaatctgaactaaatattttataataaggaaTTCTTGTTATGTACAGATGAAATGATGTGATGCCTGGGATTTGCTTCAGAATAATCTGGTAAAGGGGGCAGTGGGTGGGACAAGATTAGCAATGGGTTGATAGTTGTTGGGGCTGAGTGATGGGTATGGGGGAATTCATTATACTATTATATGTCGCTTttctatgttttaaattataataagtagtttttaaatgaggaaataaaattttgaaaagaatgacTTGTGTaagttaaaaattatatgtatatggtATTGTTTTGCATGCTTTTACTCCTAGACCTTTCAGAACATCCTGTGAGAAGCTCAGAAGAGCCAGCTCTGTGCCTCTGGATGTCAGGTGGCATAGGAAGTGATGTTTTCAGTGGTTGAGAAGAATATTGGTCCTGTGAGTGCACAGTACAGTTTGCAAGtaatgatatttttcttccaGTGAGATTTGGCCACATTCAGGGGTATTTCTCAGATTATTCCATTCTGCTTGGGAAATCAAGGGAAACCTATGCATAATAAGGTGGCTTAAATTACTTTTGCCAAGAGACCAAAAGCTCTTTTTGATGTCTGCATCCTTCATAAGATCTTAGAGTAGATATTGTATTTAGAAGGCTCTGCTGCTGACTGCCTCTGGGCTAGTCTGTTCACAAGGGTGGTAGGAAAAACGAAAGAAAaatcattgcctttggaattaGGCTTGGGTTGGGACCCATTCTAGCATGTAAGCTCTTTGTTCTAGGTTAAACTACTAATGACTCTGAGGTTTAGTTTCCCGAGGGTGAAAATCTATTGAACTCTTCACTAGGTCAAGCAGGTGCTTGGACTGTACCTTTTGGAAGGAGTTGGAGAATGGGGATATGACTCAGAAAGAGCTTCTCAGGAATGCAGCTGCTTAACCCCAGTGCCTATGATACTTATGCTTGACAACCACCAACtttgttaagtgaaagaaaagtTTTTCCAAAAGTAAACTTTTTTCTTACTGCTGCCTAAAGAAGTAATTTCACTCTATAAAATAACCCAATCACTGGGCAGAGAaattactttctctcttttttttttttttttttttgtctttttgctatctctttgggccgctcccacggcatatggaggttcccaggctaggggtcgaatcggagctgtagccaccggcctacaccagagccacagcaacacgggatctgagccacgtctgcaacctacaccacagctcacggcaacgccggatcgttaacccactgagcaagggcagggaccgaacccgcaacctcatggttcctagtcggattcgctaaccactgcgccacgacgggaactccaaattacttTATTGAGACACCTGCTTCAGTGCCTAGGACTCTCTCACAACAATTACTAGAATATTGGTAAAGTAAGATAAAAagccattggagttcccttgtggctcagcaggttaaggatccagtgtggtcaccgCTGTGGCCCTGATTATAGCTGTggtgcctgtttgatccctggcctgggaacttctgcatgccatgggcacagccaaaacgaaaacataaaaactaataaaaaagtCCATAGCAACTCTTAAGtttaaatataacaaatagaGTTATATTGAGGGATTAGAGTTGTAAAATATGTCTCACAGCGCCTAGTTTGTAATGGGTACTTAATATTTCTTCCCATTCTATTCCATCTCATTTCTAAGATCGTATTAAAgtatacaatgtaatgatttgttATATGACATTACATTACTTTAAGGTATATAacaatgatttatatatatatatatatatatatatagcaaaataaTTGCCACAGTAAGTAACAtacatcacctcacatagttagaaattttttttttagtgatgagaacttttaagatctcttggcaactttaaaaaatatagtattgggagttcctgtcatggcgtggcggaaacgaatctgactaggaaccatgaggttttgggttcgattcctggtctcgctcagtgggttaaggatctggcattgctgtgacctgtggtgtaggtcgaagacgccgctcggatctagcgttgctgtgttctggtgtaggctagtggccagctccgactggacccctagcctgggaacctccacataccgggGGTGTGCcctttaaagacaaataaataaataaataaataatatagtattgttaactataatcatCACACTATATATTACATAGGTCCCTTCTAATTCTAAAACCTTTAATCCttcccatttccttctctttctctaggACTTTATTTTCCAtaccattttgtattttctcatattgGTGCTTAACATTCAGTGTTGTCTCCCTAGGAAGATTATACATTCCTTGAGGGTGGAAATCATATCTTTATTTCTTAGAAATCATATAGAGGCATATTATCTAGCTCAGTGCTGTGTGATGAAGGTAGTTGAGAAAATGTATTCTGAAAGAATGCATGAACCAAACCTAAAATTCAGGGTGCAGTATGGGGCGGAAATTCACAGTGAAAAAGCCACAAGAATTTTGCAAATTTTGGAGTTCACTGTTCAGGCATTTCTTATAGCTTCTCAGATGTTGACATGTGATAGATGAATATCAACTTTCTATCACCTTTGCCatctagaaaataattatatagtaGGTCCATTATTAGCTACTTAagaactaggtttttttttttgttttgttttgtctttttgctatttatttgggctgctcccgcggcatatggaggttcccaggctaggggtcgaatcggagctgtagccccggcctacgccagagccagagcaatgcaggatccgagccgtgtctgcaacctacaccacagctcacggcaacgccagatcgttaacccactgagcaagggcagggaccgaacccgcactagtcagattcatttccactgagtcatgacgggaacaccagtattttacttttttacttgaatatttacatattatttgtACAATTAAAACctagttcttggagttcccgtcgtggcacagtggttaacgaatccgactaggaaccatgaggttgcaggttcgatccctggccttgctcagtgggttaaggatccagcattgacctgagctgtggtgtaggttgcagacgcggctcagatcccacgtggctgtggctctggcataggctggtggctacagctccagttggacctctagcctgggaacctccatatgccatgggagcagccctagaaaaggcaaagacaaaaaaataagcacaaaacATCATGGGTACAATATATCATGTggaaaaaacatgtgaaaataagATTCAGTACAAAGCATCTTGTGGTTAGCTAATCTTTAACAGTTAAAAAGGTTACAGACATAAGAatttacaaatcttgtttttagattagtgcttatcttcaaagtgtcataggaagacagtatgagaaaatattaatcaactttttttttttttttttcctctttagggccacacccgcgacatacggaggttcccagactaggggtcgagtcagagctacagctggcggtctacaccacagtcacagcaatgccagatctgagctgcatctgtgacctacaccacagctcacagcaacaccagatccttagcccactgagcgaggccagaggccagggatcgaacccacaacctcatggttgctagtcagattcgttaaccactgagccacgacaggaactcctaaatcaactgtaattaacTAAAACTTAAAAGTCTCTTAGAAGATCAGAGGCAACTGATTATGTCTTTTTaatcatgaataatatatgtctaacctTGTCTTAAATCTGTAGTACATCCCAACTTCTAAAGCTTACGGTTGATTATAACTAGTTAATGGATAAATGCTATATATTTAActgaattgaaattttttttttttttttggctttttgccatttcttgggccgctcccgcggcatatggaggttcccaggctaggggtctcattggagctgtaactgccagcctatgccagagccacagcaacgctggatctgagccgcgtctgcaacctacaccacagctcacggcaacgccggatcgttaacccactgagcaagggcagggatcgaacccgcaacctcatggtccctagttggattcgttaaccactgcgccacgacgggaactcctgaattgaaTTTGAATGGGGAAAATCCATTTAGGGtgaagtttttattattattgtttcaattttattaggtcacaaatcagtaagaaaaacaaataatagtaAAGACTAAGGGAGGACTGGGTAACaagtgaaaaacaggaaaaactaaGTCACCCAAGGAACAATCCACATTTTGGGGCACAAACATGGACATTGTTCTCGGGAAAAACCCCAGTCCCCTCTATCGTGTAAACAGGAGAGCCATATGTTTTATGGTCAGTTCTTGGAGAGGAACCGTTCAGGCAGGCCCTTTTCCTTAACAGAAGCCCATCCTCAGATTTACACGGTGCAGGTGAGCTCCCTCTCTCTGTCAGGACCTTGCCCTAGGGCCTACACCGTTACGCAAGCTTACTTTCCTTGGTTTCCTGCATCTCcttggctccctggccttgctcagtgggttaaggatctgacattgctgtgacctgtggtgtaggtcgcagatgcagctttgcgacctacactggcattgcagtggctgtggtgtaactgGATCCCCCCACAGGTTATAACAGTTACCAgttttgtgttgtatttttccAGACCTgttatttgtatttatgtatgtattgaAAATGAGAGTTTTGTATGTATGATCATGCTTATAACTTTTAGATCTTGGTGGAATCTTAGACATTGCCTAATCCCCATTCTCCATTccttccccattaaaaaaaaaaaaaaaatttgtatctcttccccattttatagatgaggaaacaagtcCCGGTTAAGTGGCATGCCCCAATTATCACAGCTAGTTCATGACAGAACCAGGACCACAGCCCAGGTCTTTGGACTCCCCAAGACAGTATTCATCTTACTGGAGCAAATTATATTCTTAAGAAAGTATAAATTATTGGGAAGACAAAACTAGTTCCTTAGTTGCATAAGTTTTCTTCTAAAGATTTTTCTTTGATGTTCTTGACTCGAAATCCAACTttctggtatttaaaaaaaaaaatgaagatcaaAATTAATACATGGAGCACCTTAAAGCATAATGCAGTTGACTTTGTAATTAGCAGAGTTGAAAGTGATGAGAAGATCCTCTAATTTTCTTTGTGCCTGCAGGAAGGTGGGAGTCAATCATTTTGACAAGTCTCCTGAAAGGAACAGCTAGCAGGAGCTGAACCCTTTTTCCATCTGGTCTCGTGGCAAAGGCAGAGATCACTGCAGCTCTACACAGTATGAAAGACAATTCTTTATCTTCTTGTATGCTTAAggccttttttaaactttattttaaaagtaatacatgttttttaaaaagtataaaccaaaaacccaaacattttacatatgtatttgttttgtttgatattaTTATTCCATGATAGTGTATGCAGGTCTACTTCATTGTGTTTTTAAACAGTTGTAAAGTGTTCCGTAGCGTGAATGTACATTGATTTTACTGAATAGTTCTGGTGAtgtacatttatgttgtttccagtATTTGGATATTTTGAATAATGATGCTTTGAACatccttgtaaatctatcctTGTGACTTTGTACAGGTACTTCTGcaagataaatttctagaagtgaaattgctatTACCAAATTACTCTCCGCAAAATACTGTACTGACTTATACTCTCACTGACAGTGTATGAGGATACttgtttcttacatttttacCAACCTAGATTATTGTGTcatcttaatttttctcaatttGATAAGGAAAAAGTATCTCATTGTTATATCGTTCCCATGAATCTGGTAAGGTTAAATATCTTAAAACTATATCTCATGTTAACAAGTCACAGGGCAAAGAATTCGAAATACTAAGACATCAGCACTTTCTAGAGCAGATTGGAGTTGATATAAAGATATTTCCTCTTCCTCAGCAAAACTGCCTCTTATTTCTCCAGGTATGACGTGCTCACTAGTGCCCTCTGAACAGTCTTCTGGTGCCTCTCTCTTGCCTAAAGACAGTGCCCCATTTTCTTGGGGTTCCTTGGATGAAGATGGATTGGATGACTCCTTGCTGGAGCTGTCTGAGGGAGAAGATGATGGCCATTTCAGTTTCACGGAGGAAGAGATTCAGGAGCTCTTGAAAGATGATGACCTATCAAATGAGCACCTTTCTAAGGAAAGAGGGTTGCTTAATGGTGACAACAGGAATGTTGAGAAGGGAGGTAAAGGGAGTCAAATTCTACTTGACACTCCCCACGAGAAAAATTCATTGTACAACTTGGGACCAGTTACTGAGACCCCTGGCCTCTTCAAACTACCTCAACTAAGTACATCAGTTGGTCATGGACCAACTCCTAAACCATTGAACCGACGCTTTGCACTAGAAAAGAATCTTATAAAAGTAACAGTTGCACCATTTGATCCAAGAGTTTGTGATGTTGTACTTGATAAGGACAAGACTGATACATCCAAAGATATTGAAAAACCCTCCTCCCTTGGAGAAGAGATGAGAGAAGATGGTCTTAGTCCAAAGGAGAACACACTTTGCACAGAATCTGAAGGGATCAGCCCCAGTAACTCTGCCTATAATGGGCCCCCATTCCCTTCTTCAAACAATAACTTTCAACAAACTGTCTCTGATAAAAATATACCTGACAATAAGAAACCcacacctgcatcctctcagatcTTGGACCATTCAGAGACTCCTAATTTGGGGT contains the following coding sequences:
- the S100PBP gene encoding S100P-binding protein isoform X3; this encodes MTCSLVPSEQSSGASLLPKDSAPFSWGSLDEDGLDDSLLELSEGEDDGHFSFTEEEIQELLKDDDLSNEHLSKERGLLNGDNRNVEKGGKGSQILLDTPHEKNSLYNLGPVTETPGLFKLPQLSTSVGHGPTPKPLNRRFALEKNLIKVTVAPFDPRVCDVVLDKDKTDTSKDIEKPSSLGEEMREDGLSPKENTLCTESEGISPSNSAYNGPPFPSSNNNFQQTVSDKNIPDNKKPTPASSQILDHSETPNLGSSWRNRSHKPNLEVKFPVVSSSSNKKDVLDKDSGKLKVHEKRLGKVIPVLQAKTRTNVPTSSPSDLEKQKQSYLRNVIAHIEDPVDSNQG
- the S100PBP gene encoding S100P-binding protein isoform X2, which translates into the protein MTCSLVPSEQSSGASLLPKDSAPFSWGSLDEDGLDDSLLELSEGEDDGHFSFTEEEIQELLKDDDLSNEHLSKERGLLNGDNRNVEKGGKGSQILLDTPHEKNSLYNLGPVTETPGLFKLPQLSTSVGHGPTPKPLNRRFALEKNLIKVTVAPFDPRVCDVVLDKDKTDTSKDIEKPSSLGEEMREDGLSPKENTLCTESEGISPSNSAYNGPPFPSSNNNFQQTVSDKNIPDNKKPTPASSQILDHSETPNLGSSWRNRSHKPNLEVKFPVVSSSSNKDVLDKDSGKLKVHEKRLGKVIPVLQAKTRTNVPTSSPSDLEKQKQSYLRNVIAHIEDPVDSNQGALGELCTLMDQVHHMQNQKWQHPSDLTRRNYARFRQKSLQRYSLTQWVDRNMRSHHRFQRLPDFQYSSFVSSHQQ
- the S100PBP gene encoding S100P-binding protein isoform X1, with the translated sequence MTCSLVPSEQSSGASLLPKDSAPFSWGSLDEDGLDDSLLELSEGEDDGHFSFTEEEIQELLKDDDLSNEHLSKERGLLNGDNRNVEKGGKGSQILLDTPHEKNSLYNLGPVTETPGLFKLPQLSTSVGHGPTPKPLNRRFALEKNLIKVTVAPFDPRVCDVVLDKDKTDTSKDIEKPSSLGEEMREDGLSPKENTLCTESEGISPSNSAYNGPPFPSSNNNFQQTVSDKNIPDNKKPTPASSQILDHSETPNLGSSWRNRSHKPNLEVKFPVVSSSSNKKDVLDKDSGKLKVHEKRLGKVIPVLQAKTRTNVPTSSPSDLEKQKQSYLRNVIAHIEDPVDSNQGALGELCTLMDQVHHMQNQKWQHPSDLTRRNYARFRQKSLQRYSLTQWVDRNMRSHHRFQRLPDFQYSSFVSSHQQ